The stretch of DNA aacaaacttttctgagagaaatttcgtcatttccatagagtagagtagtttcaaggtgctcgtactcattaggaagttaccccaacaacatcaaggccaagtcaccatcatcaaaaattgcatccatattttgcaaatctgtgaccaacttattgaaactggtgatatgttcattcattgtggtaccaggaacataggtgaagcgaaacagtctcttcttcatgtacaatttattttgactgtttttcttcaaaaatttatcctccagtgctttccataatttacttgcagaagtttcctttgtgtatggatatttctgctctctagcaaggtaggatcgaatggtaccgcaagcaacacgattgataattttccaatcttcttctccaataacatctggcttcttttcttcaatggcaagatctagcccttgttgaaaaagaacatctagaacctcgccttgccacatcccaaaatgtcctgacccgtcaaaaatttctaccgcaaatttcgcatttgacacaattcttgtcataagcgaagatgccaacgatgacgtattattgacacttgatgtagattcttcttgtttactgtctcccattttgacacaaatattatttagtagctgacgacacaaatcaagattatttcctttctggtgtggaagatcagactaagctgcaaccacagagcatactcagacagaaccttgactcagttaccaagatagatcttttctgatgtggaagatcagactatgctgcaaccacagagcatacttagacagtaccttggctctgataccaattgttgcggaagccaaatgtatatagtgtgaatgagtcacaactactataccaaaaattatgacaaccactaaataataaacaagacaataagacaacaataaaagaacaccagaatttacgaggttcggccaattttgcctacttcctcggacacaatcaatattttattccactccaaaattacaagtgaaataatactaaagagagaagatacaaatgccttaagaagataaaaggcaaatgagaggtgtatttaaatcctaaacattaggcctccttttatagggtgaaattctcattcaaaattgtcatccatcgatgtgggacttttgacaatttcaacaaatataTCCTTGTTTACAAGAATGTTACGATCTTTACACTTTGCTATAAAAAAGTATTGCAATTCCTTGTGAAAAAGGATTTCAACTCTCAACCTATCTTAATCGGTTCaagatttttttattaattttgtttCTTACTTTGAACAAGAGAACAaatggaaagaaagggaaatgaCTCTCAACGGTTGTGGTGGGATGGATAAAACTCTTCTATCCTTAATCAGAATTTTTGGGTTCGAGTCCTAAGAATGAAAAACGATTATGGTAGAAAGCACTTTTATTATTAATGGGTCTTATACCACATAAATTTAGACTAGTAAAAGTCTTAATACGAGTACCgaacaacatgtgagaaaatgaaaaaaattgaTAATGTTATATTGTCTTGTATAGTAAGCAAAAGACGGAAAGAAACTTGTCTTCTCTTTGTCTCCTTTAGTAATGAGAACTAAAAGAACATGAATATTCGTTTCCCTCAATCCATGAAATAAACTTCTCTTTTTAGTTTTTTCAACAATCAATCATTTCCCTTTCCTTTTAAGTTtcttcttttatcttcttttccgtTCTGAAAAAAGTTATGCAACAATATGGATTGATTGCTGCATTTCCAAACACTCAATCCCAACATAAATGGGCGAGGAAGAAATAGAGACCGGATTCAGAATTTGaagtttaaaaatattaaaaaatttatctAACTCATAGTTCGTTTTAGTTATtatgtttcataattaaatatttatacatatttaataaattttctaataTAAATATAAAGTTTAAACAAAAGCTATTATATTAGTCCAAAGCTTTAACTAATATGTGTATCATTTATGCGTtcaattgaaatttttttttttatatgagtgtataaaatagtgatatttAAATAAATACTAAATTCTGAAATTATAATTCTAAAAGTTTAATTAGTTCAGTATTAAGAACTTTAAATATTGACTTAGTAAATTTAGATCTTGAATCCTAACTATGTATGCTATCCTTAGTGTAACTtgagataaaagaaaaaaaaaaacagtaaCAAGTATATATATGCGCGTATACTCCAATATAGTTATATATCACCAACCATCACTTGTCAGTGTTCTTATTTAAATTGTTTCATCTCAATCTTGATCTAAATAGTAATAATATGTCAATAGCAAGTGATCATATATTATATCATTTGACTCTGCACTAACTATAACCTAGAGCACTACATCAATAATTGAAGCAACATATTATTTTCACACCTAAGTCCTAAATCTAGAACTTTCCTATCTCTCTTTTTATGATATCCTTTTCATCATTCCATTCAATAATATAGAGGGCagccggtgcacaaagcatcggGTATTCGCATAGGGTTTAGATAAGGCCGCAACTCAAGGGAAGTGGCGTAGACAGCAAGCGTTAGTGAGTGCTTCCAGTGCTCGGAcacgtgacctataggtcatacGGTCTACGGAAACAAGTTTATCATTGCTCCAAAGTTCCACTTCCTGCCATTCAACAATATGCATGCATTTAATTATATACCTtgtaaaaaaaatattactaGTGCTAATCAATTTTCCTCGTGCTACATTTTCttctatatataaattatatatttttccaCTTTGTATTATTTTATATACGTTTGGTTTTTTCCTTTACATATTAGAGATACCTCCACAACCATATATAGTGGAATTGTGGGTGGGCACAATCTCATCATAGTATACACTATCAAATCAGCACTCCAATAAGCTTTTTGTATTGCATGCTTTAACATTTTCGTCCACAAACTTTGGTCTCATTTTTTCAAAGTTTCAACATATAATCGCTATTCCTATCACAATAcattaattaaacaaaattcTCCCACTTATTCTAGTGTACCTAATTAGTATctacaactataaatagcccAAACATTGCTCAAAGTgttacaacaacaaaaacatcCAAGCACAACTAGCTAAAAAGAGTACGCTAACGTTGTCTTTGCTGTTTTAGTCTTGTGTTTCAAGTATGGCTAAGGTGAAGGCTTTTtcctttcttgtttttcttgttttttCAAATTTTGTTGTAATGTCTGAAAGTCGAGTGGCAAGGATGGATTTGGGATTGGATTTGGGTGGTGTAGGAGTTGGTCTTGGTGTTGGGATTGGCTTAGGGTTAGGTGGTGGAAGTGGTTCAGGTGCCGGTGCAGGTTCAGGTTCAGGATCAggatcaagttcaagttcaagctcgAGCTCAAGTTCTAGTTCATCTTCGACTGGTGGAGGTGGTGGTGGTTCAGAGGCAGGCTCATCTGCCGGGTCATACGCTGGATCAAGAGCCGGTTCTGGATCTGGAAACCGAGGTGGATCAGGTGGTCGTGGTTACGGAGGTGGATACGGCGGAGGGCATGGTGGAGGAGATGGTGGTAACTAAATTCATGCATGTCAATTTTCACTCGTAAAATTAATCAACCATTTCAAATTAAAGTTAATAATAAACAATGTGGTGAAGTCTTTATGTAGCTTGTAATATGTACCCTGTACGACTTGTTTAATTTGATCATTGTCATTTGTGTTTAGGCTAAATATAAGGAATCATGTTTGGATTGTGTTTTATGCGTTCTTCACTTATGCAAAAGATGTTTTTCAACGTAACTTATGTATCCATCACATGGCGTTTTCTATGGCAACTATataattcaataaaatttataaCTTTCTATTTAATTTGAaccttatgtatatatatatgtgaaaaaTAAGTATAGATAAGGTTAAATACATATTTCAAAACCTATATCTTCAATTTAAACTCCGACGACGGTCTAAATTAAATTCTGGATTCGCCAATGGTGATACCGACAGTTGCCGCTACTACGTGCACGAATCAATTGTAAGATAAGAAATGGACCAGATATATATTACAGAGGACAAATCATACAAGATTTAGTGCTTGTCAATAATTAAGATCAAATAGGATATATGACAGACTAAGAAGTTATAGAGTAtgtcaataataataatgatgatgatgatgatgatcatcataataataataataataataataataataataataataataaacagaTTTCTATTGTTTCGATTTCTTGACGATGATGCAATAATGAGAACTTTTCATCGGATCAGGTTTGGAGTTCATAAAGAGTCTAATGCATTAGTGTAGGTATGATCGCATCCTTATCTTTTCCGCTAAGTagattttcaaaaatttgaagttAACGTATTATCTGAAAAAATTGAAATCCTGtcaatatcaattaatattattcTTAATTATTTTGAGATATGGAAAATGAAACAAAATTAAGAACTTGATGGGAGTATTCATTGATCTGAGAAAACTTTTCTTTAGTGGAAATTGGATTTGAAGCTGCTGGCCCAACAAGGAAGTTTCAAGAAAACTTTGGATCAACGTCCATCCAGCCCAATTTTGTAGAGTTCCAATTTCTTGGCCTGAAAAAAGGatatttacacaaatagccatCCGGATTCGTTGTTTTCTTTTTCTAgccggtatacatagattatacatttattatatataactatatacatattttatattgattatacatatattttatatCTGCCGGCTATTCTTAATTTAAGTGGTTGAGTGGGCTGCTATTTGGATTAATTCTTCTCTAAAAATTGTGCAAATGAACCGATAATTAGAGAAGAATTACTCAAATAGCCGCCTACCCAATCGTTTAAACCgacatttttttatatatatgtgtatgtgtgtgtaaataatttatatataccgGCTAAGAAAAGTAAACATTAAATTCATTCGGCTATTATGTAAAGATCCCTAATTTAGATTGCGAAATAGGATACATAAGTGACCCATTTCTTGTTATTACGCGGGCCAGGACCAATTCACAAAATTAGATGGGGATGTTTAGCAAATACCCATGGGGCGAAAAATATTTACCCGCCCCTACCCATTACCTTTTTCCCCGCCCATTTTTTTTAATATCTGGTCAAATGAAGTCAATTCAAGCTACTATAAACCAAGTCAATTCAGCCAAGCCAAGTCAATTCAAGCGAAGCCAAATAAAGCTAAGTCAAACCAAGCCAGGTCAAGTGAAGCCAAATAAAGCCAAGCCAAATCAAGCGAAGCTAAACCAAATGGATAAAAAAAAGTTAGGATGGGTGGGGAAAATTCTTTAATTGGATAGATATATATGGTAAATAGTTATTAAATGAGTAGGAAAAGGTAATTAGTATAAGCTTAATGGGTACTTTGCGTAAATTGCTCAAATTTTATGTTAGATCTTCTCGGCCCAATATTACTTTATTGCACATTTTGCTAACCCAAATTGTTTAGAATAATTCAACAAAACTTAGAAACTAATTATTACATGAAATGAAATAGAATGAGTAACTACTTGACTTAAAAGTTCAAACATTTGTACTCGAGATGTCAATAATCCACCATCAAGATTTGTGATAGATGAATATGATCCATCAACCGTTAATTAAAGATCTCGAATTCAAAGTCCTAAATATAAAAAATTCTGGCAATGAGTATTTTTGTTTTTAATAAATCTTATACAATGACAACACACAAAATAGAAAACCGAAAAAAAGGAGATATCAATAGTCCAATTTGCCAACTTCATTGGCCTTCCGTTTCTCAAAATCAGTCGTATTAGCCGTACAAATAGTAATTAGAATCCCTATGCAAGTAGTAGTCTTTATGGGTACCGAAAAGGAAAGTGGTGGAGTAAATGAAATGGATATTTCACAGCTCATATGCTACTGGATACTACTGGAGTATCTCATCAAAGTCAAAATCTACACCTACTTATTGCTCCACCATTCATATTTCTGCTAAAGTTAGCTCTTCTTGGATTGAGGAAATCCAAATCTTCTTGACTTTATCTACGTGTTCGAGCGAAGAATCAGTCAGATGCGGACTCAAAATTTAAAAGTGACGGCGGCATTATTGtcgaataaaaatttaaataaatattagcAATCAAATCGAAGTCATGCAACACATTAACGAGTTATTTGGTTGACGGTTAGAGTTATGCATCTATTAACTATACATATATTAGTTATGTAGGTATAAGTTATACAGAAATAAATAATGCATGGATTAGTTATACAGATTTTAGTAATACATGGATTAGTTCAAaagggatttttttttttttgaatatttgATTTGTTGTATTAGAAATTGATATACATTATATAAATTTTAGAGTAAAATACTTATTTACTGATTTTGTCTCTAATAGATTGAGTAGAGAAAGAGCCTAGGAGTGAGGCattatatcacgacccaaatctcacatgtcgtgatggcgcctatcgcaatactaggtCAGCCGACAACCACAAAGAACCACgcatctttaagtttgaaaacataataaaataagcttAAGAGTAACATCTACTCGTATGAAAAATATCGCGACTCAATACAATATTCTCCAAAGATCCgggtgttactgagtacatgagcatctatacaataatatGGTATGAAACACTCTCTAGAAAGGTAGAACAGTATATGTAAATAAGACTAAAAGATAAAGGAGgggagtcaaggtctgcggacgccagagCAGCTATCTCGAAAATCTCCAAACTGATAAAGCTCCAAAAAAATCAGCAACCGCCGTACTGGaatagatctgcacacgaagtgcaaattatagtatgagtacaaccgacccagtgtactcaataagtaacaagactaaccttgggttgaaagcagtgacgatctCAACAGGTACACTCCAAATATAGAAATAATAGTACAGAAATATAgatatgctttcaagttcaacaatttaagctcaaaatggataaattatgccaagtgtgactgaaATGGGGGATGATACATCTCCATATCAACatgtcaattatgcatgccaactgtaatgcaaaacagtgataaaatcatatgcatactctcagagtatcaattcactcagtcctcccattcacccAGTCCTTCCATTCACttaatcctcacaatcactcatttcctcacagtcactcaatccacCCAATCggtcggcactcgcacttagtaggtacttgCGGTCACTGCTGGTGAGTCAGACTCAGAAGGGacggatcctacccaagcgctataatatgtcaatcatggcatgaatcaataaagtctgttgcgacgtgcaacccgatcccataaacatcttCACAATCAGTCCCTCAACATCACTAAATCAACAATCTCttaagtctctcgggctcacgagtatcatgataatcaacccaaacaatgatgatatcatgtactccctccgtttcaatttatgtcaACTCATTTGACTagacacgaaatttaagaaaagaaagaagacttttgaacatatggtgtaaaatgaggcacatatattttgtgtggttataaatcattacataaaggtaaattgttgctaaataaggaaaaaggtcattctttttggcacagactaaaaaaaaaataggttcacataaattgaaacggaggggagtatcaataaatgacaacagagacaaagatatgatatgaaaataaTAGTTATGAGTAAGTATATAATTGCAAATTAGGTAAATTATTCAACAGCAAAACGACCTTTGCGGGTCccacagtaccaacatatagcctaagcatgatttctaacatgaataacaactcaatttctttaaaaCATGGGGAATACATGGAAAATAACAAGTTATATGACTACACAGTTTCACGGAGTCGACCGAGGCACAATAtgtacggtgcacacccacatgcccgtcacttagcatgtgtgtcacctcaacaccaaccacataacacataattcagggaTGCATAC from Nicotiana tomentosiformis chromosome 11, ASM39032v3, whole genome shotgun sequence encodes:
- the LOC104104880 gene encoding glycine-rich cell wall structural protein 1.8 is translated as MAKVKAFSFLVFLVFSNFVVMSESRVARMDLGLDLGGVGVGLGVGIGLGLGGGSGSGAGAGSGSGSGSSSSSSSSSSSSSSSTGGGGGGSEAGSSAGSYAGSRAGSGSGNRGGSGGRGYGGGYGGGHGGGDGGN